The nucleotide window CTTGATTGTAATAGACTTAATAATTTTTTAATTATCGCTGATTAATTTTTGACCTTCCTGATCATCGATTTATCTGGGAAGCCTTCCCAACTAATAGGTAATACCTTACTATAGACATATAGTAAAAAGTATTAGGAGGGAATCATGTATAGGAAATCATATTTTGTATTTTTGCTAGTTTTTATTGCTATATTTTCTATGCCTGGAGTTCAGTCGAGTGCTGAGGGAATTGCTCCATTCCAGGTTACCGAAGTAACGGAAACAACGGTTAGCGGTACTGCAGTTGAAAAAGGGCGGATCCAGGTTATAGCCAATGGAAAGACCATCGGAAAGGGATATGTCTTAAATCATTCTTATTCTATAAAACTTTCTGAAAGACTGAAGGCTTCAGAACTGAGAGTGAAGTTTTTTGGAAAGACAAAGATAACAGAAGTAATTGTGGATTATAATCCGGTCATTAAAGTGAACCCCGTAAATGACAGTTTGAAAATTTTGTCGGGGATTGCTGAAAAAGGCGTGAAGCTTTCGGCATATACAGGTGCTACTGCCCTGGAGTTAGGTAAATATAATGGAACTACCGGAGAGTTTGAGTTCAAGCCTTCCAACCTTTTACAAGCTGGTTCTTTAGTTACTGTCATCTCAGAGAGAAATGGAGTCAAGAGCTCCAGCGAAGTCCTTGTAAAGAAGGCACTTCTGCCGCAAACTCCTATTTTAAACCCAATCTCTAACCTGAATACAGTAATCACTGGACAAGCAGACTATGGGAGTACATTATATGTCCAGGTCAATGGCCAGCAGATGTATTCCAGTTCAATAAATGAAACTGGCACCTTCAAAGTTTTGCTGAATGGCAGCACCCCTCTTAAAGCTGGTACAAAGTTGACAGCTTATGTGGTTGATGGGGCTGGCAGGAAAAGCGGGACTGCTGCTGTGACGGTTGAGGATAAGATCACGCCGCCGGCACCTAAGCTGAATGGTGTTACTGATAAGTCTTTTTCTATTAAAGGAAAATCGATTCCTGGGACACTGATCTACGTGAACAGGAATTCTAAATATTACAAAACAGTCAGAGCCAACTCATATGGCGACTTTTCTGTTCCGGTCCCATTACATAAAAGCGGTACCGTGTTCCAGGTGTATACATACGATCAAAACAAAAATAAAAGTCCCGAAAGCAAGGTCGTAGTTGCATCTGCAGCAAGGGCCAGTTCAAAACAACTTTACGCTCCGATTGTCAGGCAGATGCCAGAACTGAACAGAGGGTGTGAGGTCACATCGTTAAGCATGATGCTTGGCTCGGCAGGAATCAGCTCGAACAAGATGACTCTTGCCTTACAGGTGAAGAAGGATCCGACTCCATATCGGAAAATTGGTTTGAATATTTATTTCGGCAATCCAAACTATGGTTTCGTAGGGGATATGTATTCCTTTAGTAAGCCTGGCTTCGGTGTATTCAACGGGCCAATTGAGGAACTGGCCAATCAATATATGCCTAATAGAGTTGTAAATTTAACGGGTCAGTCATTTGATGAGGTGCTCAACTATGTATCAGCAGGGCATCCTGTCTGGGTTATCACGACAAGCTGGTTCAAGCCGGTGCCGGACCAGTACTGGCAGACATGGCATACTCCTCAGGGGCAAATCCGCATCACGATGAAGGAGCATTCGGTCCTGATTACCGGATATGATGCCAAGTACGTTTACTTTAATGACCCGCTTGATGGAAAGAAGAATAAAGCCGTTCCACTTAGTCAATTTATCGGCGGCTGGAAACAATACGGCAGCCAGGCAATTAGCTATTATTGATGGTTCTTTATCTATCTAACTAACTAATACGGGAGGAATTATGTCTAGAATCTTGAATCTGTTATTTTCATTGATATTGATTTTTTCTCTGGCTGCGCCAGCGGTCCAGGCCGAAACGTTCATTGCGGATGAGAACTTTGACAAGGCTATAAAGGAACAGCTTGGGCTGAAACAAACTTCAGAAATCAGTCTTCAGGACATGGAAACGATTCAGTCGCTGCTGGTACCGGAAAAGAGGATTAGCAGTCTTAAAGGAATTGAACGTGCTAGTAATCTAAAAGAGCTCGATATCTCTGGTAATCAAATTAAAAGACTGGGAGATTTAGAAGGGAATACTTCGATAGAAACATTAATCGCTGATGGAGATGGTTTATCTTCTGTTGAGGATTTGAAGCCCCTTAACAATTTACAATGGCTTAGCCTGGGGGGAAACCAGATTACTGACCTAAGTGGACTATTGCAGCTTAATGGGCTTACTTCTCTATCTCTTTTTAAAAATAATATTCAGGATATTACAGCGTTAAAAGGTCTGACAGAGCTGGAATATCTTGACCTGGATGAAAATAAAGTCACTGACCTTGCGGCGCTTGCCGGTTATGAAAAGTTGACTACGCTGTTGGTTAGCGGAAACAGGATTAAGTCAATTTCTCCGCTGAAAGAGATTGCCAGTCTTGCTTACCTGTATGCGAATGATAATGAAATTTCGGACTTATCACCTTTAGCAGGGCTAAATGTAGAGGATGGAGAAATTGATCTTGCCCGGAATAATATTAAGGATCTTTCTCCAATGGCAGGCATTCAAGTGAGAGGGACATTAAGGCTGGATATAAGTGAGAATGAGGTGTCTAGTCTTGAACCATTACAAAAGCTTCATAGCATAACCAGTTTGAAGGCAAGCGGAAACTCCATTAACAGTCTTGAACCGCTGAATGGTATGACAGAATTTAAGCTGTTGGATGTAAGTTATAATCAGCTGGGGAGTTTAACCGGATTGAACTTTTCAGGCGATAAAGACTACAAGCTGGATTTTAGCCATAACAGCTTAAAAGATATAAAAGTCCTGGAATCTGTAACGATGGGGGAAATAGATTTAGAGAGCAATAATATTGTAGACATCAGTCCCTTAAGGAATCTTTCTGCAGGAACTGTAAAGTTAAAAAATAATCCGCTTAGTCCTGAATCGATTAAGTTAATCCATGAGCTGCGGAAAAAAGGGGTAGAAATTGAATTTGAACGAACAGTAACCCGGCTTGGAGGAGCTACACGCTACGATACGGCAGCGGAAATTGCCCGTAATAGCTGACCGGCAGCGGATACGGTGGTGATAACAGATGGGGAGAATTTCCCTGATGCACTTTCAGGTGCACCTCTTGCCTATGCATTGGATGCGCCGATCTTGTTATCGAAACGAGGTTCTCTTCCACGGGCAATCATGCAGGTCATTTCGGAATTGACACCTAAAAAGGCTGTGATTCTTGGAGGGACTGGTGCTGTACCGGCATCAGTAGTAGATCAACTGAAAACTCTTGGTATCCAGGAGTTTGAAAGACTTGGCGGGCAAAATAGATTTGAAACGGCCATGCTCATTGCCAATAAACTAAGATCATTGAATGGGGTGCCTGACAAGGCAGTCATTGCATATGGAAAAGACTTTCCTGATGCATTGGCCGTTGCTTCAATTGCGGCGGAAAAGGGTTATCCCATTTTGCTGAGTGAAAGGAACTCACTTCCGCTTGACACGCAGAAAGCTCTTGCAGGGGTTGCTGAAACCATTGTAGTCGGCGGTGAAGGCGTCATTAGCAAACAAGTTTTCGAAAGTCTTCCAGGTGCTACAAGATTTGGAGGAGCTGACCGATTTGCGACAGCAAATAAAATTACGGAAATGCTAGGTGACCATAAAGCATTTTACCTTGCCAATGGACGAGGTTTTGCTGATGCTCTTGCCGGTTCTGTTGCCGCTGCTAAAGATGGCGCTGAAATGCTTTTGGTAGAACAAAAGAAGATGCAAGATGGGACACGGAATATCCTGAACGCGAATGTCTCTTCGGATACAGTGATTCTTGGCGGTGAAGGGGTGGTTGGGTCAGATATATCCAATGAGTTAAGTCAATAACAATGGAAAGAGTCAGCCGGTTAGGGGCTGACTCTTTTTAGTAATTATTTTTTATTATAGGAGAAAGGTTTATCAACGTGCTTGCTGAATTGTAAATAAGGTCCGTACTCCTCGTTATACCAGCTGTTATATAAGATTTGATCGAATCGCCAGACGATGGCCGGAGGGATAACTGCCGGACCGCCCAGTGTTATCATATCAGGCATGTTGCTGTATGCCGTCTTTTGTTTTACAAAGTCAAAGGTGGCTGCCGGTCCTTTTGCAGGATCCACCAGTACTAGCGGATAGTCGAGTTTCGCTGATACCGGTGCTCCGGACAGGGCATCTGGAAAATTCCTGCCTGTTGCCAGGATGACTCCATTAAAGTCACTTGTAGGCTTGAAATAATTAATGACTTTTCTGTTGGTATCAAATCGATCTGCCCCGCCGATTCTTTCGCCATTCGGAAGCTGTTTCAGAACCTGGTCAGATACTACCCCAGGACCGCCGATTACGATTGCTTTGCTGAACTTGTATTTGTTGAGGAACTCCTTGGTTGCTTCCGGAATAGAGTTTCGTTCAACAAATACGATTGGAATCTGTTCGCTGCCGGCAAAGGCTGATACAGAAAGAGCATCAGGGAAATCGCGGGCGTTTGTGACAATGACCTTGCCGCTCCGTTTGGCAATATAATCATTGATTGCAGCTGCTGTTTCAAATCGGTCATCTCCCATTAAACGATGGACTTCAAATCCGAGCTGTTCCAAGTTTGATTTCACGCTATCCGAGACTGCCCCAGGGCCGCCCATAATCAGCACTTGGTCGGCTTGCAGCTCTCCCAATGTATCAATGGTAGATTGCCTGAGACTGTTAGGGTACGTGAGTAAGAGCGGAGCATCGAGTTTATATGAAAGCGCACCTGCAGCCAGACTGTCCGGGAAGCTCTGATTGCTGGCCATGATAACGAATCTTCCTTCCCTGGCTGGCAGGTCAGGATTAAGTTCCAGTTCCTCTGGCATTAAGACACCTGGTAAGGCAGTTTCCCACCCTGTCATTGAAATGGTATTTGATGTTTCGACAGAAGTGGCACCATACGCTCTCGAGTAATCTTTGAAAAGCGTTAAACTGTTTTGGGCATTCATTCGTCCATTAGAGTGATATAAAGATCCTTCATACTCCTCACTGCTTGCTTCCATGATCCATCTCAGCTGGTTATTAGTCAGGCCAGGATGATGGTTTTTGATGAGAGCAGCCAGTGATGCGGCCATAGGGGAGACCATACTTGTGCCGTCCATTGTAGCATATTTGCCAGACAGGTAAGTGCTGTAAATATTGACGCCAGGCGCTGCGACGGAAATCCAGTCCCCATAATTTGAAAAATCAGCGAGTGTATTTGTCCTGCTGTCACTGGCGGCGATTGCCATAACTGAATTATGGGCAGCGGGATAACTCTCGTAAGGCACACCATCGTTTCCTGCAGCTGCAATAACGAGAACCCCTTTCTGGTACGCGTAATTGCATGATTCCTCAACGTATTCACTATACTCGCCTCCGACACTGATATTAATAATGGAAGCGCCGTTTTTCACCGCATGATAGATGCCGTCAGCTAAATCTATATTAGATATTCCGTTCTTTGTACCGATTTTGATTGGCATAATATAACTGCCCTTTGAAAGTGAGGCAACGCCAATTTTATTATTGGTTTCTGCCCCGATGATTCCGACCACATGGGTTCCATGACCGACATCATCGAAAGGAAGCGAACTGCCGTTCAGGATATTGTAAGGCTTGTAGATCATGTTTTTTAAATCGGGATGGGACATATCGATTCCTGAATCTAGTACGGCGACAACCGGACGGGCTTTTGGAATGAAGCTTCGCCATGCTTCTGCCGCTTTTATCGCGTTGAAATCCTTCAATTGATAAGTTGCGAAATAGGCATCATTTACAGGTGGGCTGTAATACTGATATTCCTTCTCTTCCTCTGCGTAGACAACATAGGGATCCTTTTTTAAAGCATTCATTACTTTTTGTGTTTCAGTTTTCGATACTGTTAGTATTTTTGTTTTCCTTGATTGATCCTCGGCCTTTTTTTTTAAAGAAAGTCCTTTAATTGCCTGCTCCGTTTTGTACTTTACGACAATTCTTTTCGTTTCTTCTGCATTTACTGGCATGCTTCCAAGGAAGAATACTACACTTAACAAAAATACAAATTTAGCCCATCTCCCCAAAATAACGGACCTCCCTAAGTCGAAATGATGTTAAGAATCTCTAAAGAAGAATATATAAGATATCTTTTACTTTTATTATACTTTTTTATCGGACTAGGCAGGATTTTTTTGAAAGACTATTATTTACAAAATATTAATATGTGAATAAAACAAATAAATAAAAATTTCACACTTTTTTTACAAAAAGTGATATATTATTACTATTTTTGCGTATATAATAGATTTGCTGTTACATACTTGAAAGGTGGGACTAGGGTGAAAAAAGAGTTCAAAAAGAAATTAAATGGACTAGCTGTATCTGCTTTGACGGTTGGTTTATTGGTATCCCCGGTAGCCGGCACGCCAGTATTCGCAGAGGGCACGCCGACGAATGTCATGTCGAGCGAAGCGCTTGTAAAGATGAAAATCATGGGAACTACTGATGTGCATGGAAGCATCATGAACCATGACTATTTTACTGACACAGAAGTCACGAAAGGATTAGTGAAGGTTTCTTCTTTAGTTAAGGCTGAACGAAAAGAAAACGCTAACAACTTATTATTGGACAACGGTGACATGCTTCAGGGCAATCCGTTTACAGACTATGTGGCAAAAGTTGAACCACTGACATTTGTAGACCGCTTAGCGGGATTGGATCGCTTTGAGACTGCGATCGACATCTCTAAGGAAGGCTGGGAATCAGCTGAAACGGTTGTTCTTGTAAGATCAGATGAATTTGCTGATGCTTTGGCAGCGGCACCATTAGCTTATAAATATAACGCACCAATCCTATTAACTAAGCCAAACACTTTACATGAAGATACGAAGGCTGAGATCAAACGCCTTGGTGCGAAGCGTGTAGTAATTGTCGGAGGAACTGGAGCAGTTTCTTCACAGATTCAATCAACTCTTTCATCCAAGATGAAGCTTTGGGTTAAGCGTCTTGGCGGGGAAAACCGTTTTGAGACAGCTGCTCTAGTAGCAGAAGAGCTAGGAAACAGCACTAAAGCAGTGCTTGTAAATGGCCGTGATTATCCAGATGCAATCTCCGCTGCACCATATGCAGCTAAGAATGGTCTTCCGATCCTTCTGACTGATGCAAAGAAAATTCCTGCAGAAACACAGGAAGCATTAAAGAACGTCACTGATACTGTATTGATCGGTGGTACTGGTGTGATCAGTACTGATATTGAGAAGTCTGTTAAAGGAGCAACACGTTTCGGCGGAGCAACACGTTTCGAAACATCTCTAAAGGTTGCTACTGAACTTGACAGCGTTAAAACAAGAGTATTCGTTTCAACTGGACGCGGATTTGCTGATGCTTTAGCAGGTTCAGTACTAGCTGCAAGAGAAGATGCTCCTGTTGTTCTTGTAGAGAGAAACTCAATGCTTAAGGAAGTTGCAGCGCTAGTAGATGGTAAATCTGTAACAGTTCTTGGCGGAGAAGGTGTCGTTTCTGATACCCTTGTAAAGAATGAAGAGCACCCAATCTATCAAGCTATGAATGAATTGGACTATGATGCTGCAACATTAGGAAACCATGAATTCAACTATGGTCTTGATTTCCTTGAAGGCAGCATGAGAACTGCAGAATTCCCATTTGTTTCTGCTAATGTTTACAATGATGACCATGACAATGATCCGTCTAACGATAAGACCTTTGTAAAGCCTTATCAAATTATTGATAAGGAAGTAGTAGACGAATCAGGCAAAAAGCACACTATTAAAGTCGGCGTCATTGGCTTTGTAGCTCCGCAAATCATGCAGTGGGACAAAGCAAACCTTGAAGGCAAAGTTGTTACTGAGGATATTGTAGCTTCTGCGAAGAAGTGGGTTCCAAAAATGAAGAAGGATGGAGCTGAGATCGTTGTAACTTTATCTCACTCTGGCTTCGATGTCGACAAGGATAACAAAGAAAATTCAGTATTCGCATTAAGCGAAGTCCCTGGCATCGACGCAATCGTGTTCGGGCATACACATAAAGCATTCCCATCTGATAAGTCATACAATGGCATTGCTGGTGTTGATAACGTAAACGGAACAATCAATGGTGTTGCGGCTGTTCAGTCCATTGTCGATGCAAGCCACCTTGGTGTCATTGACCTGGAATTGGAAAAAGTAGATGGAAAGTGGAGTGTTAAAGGATCTAAATCAGAAGTTCTTGCTGCTAAGGATGCTGAAGTAGACAAGAATATTGTTGATGTGATGAAACCTTCCCATGACGCTACAGTTGACTATATCAACCAGCCGATTGGAACAACTACTGCGCCAATTTACAGCTACTTTGCACGCGTACAGGATGACCCATCCGTACAAATCGTTAGCAACGCGCAAAAGGAATACATTGAAAATGTACTAAAAGGTACAGAGTATGAAGATCTACCGGTTCTTTCTTCTGCAGCACCGTTCAAAGCAGGAAGAAACGGAGCGGATGAATATACGTATTTCCCGGCTGGGGAAATTGCAATCAAAAACGTTGCTGACCTGTATAAGTATCCCAATACAGTAACTGCAATCCAGTTATCTGGTGCTCAAGTTAAGGAATATCTTGAGTGGACAGCAGTAAACTTTAATCAAATCGACCCTGCTGAAACAACTGAACAATCTTTGATTAACAGTGATTTCCCTGTATATAACTTCGATACACTTGATGGTGTTACTTATGAAATTGATGTAACTCAGCCAGCTAAGTATGATAAAGATGGCAAAGTGGTTAACGAAGGTGCAAGCAGAATTAAAAACCTTTCTTATGAAGGTAAGCCAGTTGCAGATGATCAGCAATTTGTCATTGCTACTAACAACTATCGAGCTTCATTCACTAAGCTTGCTAACCCTGATGGAAAGAGAGTGATCTATTCTTCACCTGATGAAAATAGACAAGTTGTCATGAACTATATCATCAAGAACAAGACGATCAATCCATCTGCTGATCAAAACTGGAGCCTAGCACCAATCAACACAAATGTAAATGTGACATTTGAATCATCTCCAGCAGCTAAAGCATTTGCAGAAAGCTCTGACAACATCAAATATGTTGGCAATGGTGCAAATGGTTTTGCTAAGTACCAATTGGATATGATGGGCAAGCCTTTTGAAGTTCAACTACTTGGAATCAATGACTTCCATGGACAGCTTGATACTTTTAATTCTAAGTTGAATGCTGGCGGAGTTGAATATTTAGCTGCATATTTAAAGAAACACGAAGCTGAAAATCCAGAAAACACATTGATGCTACATGCTGGTGATGCAGTTGGTGCAAGTTCTCCTGTTTCTGCATTGCTACAGGACGAGCCTACTATTGATATTCTCAATAAGATTGGTTTTGATATAGGTACTGTGGGTAACCACGAGTTTGATGAAGGCGTGGACGAAATGCTTCGCTTGATTAACGGAGGCAGCCACCCTAAAACGGTTGAGAAATACGGTGAGTTTGAAGGTGCTGATTTCTCTTATGTAGCCGCTAACGTAGTCGATGAAAATACAAATCTGCCAATTCTTGACCCTTATGTAGTAAAAGAAGTGAACGGAGTGCCGATAGGATTCATTGGTATTGCTTACTCTGATACACCATCCATCGTAACTCCTAGCGGCACGGCTGGTGTTAAGTTCACTGATGAAACAGAAGCAATTAATAAGTATGCAAAAGAATTGAAAGACAAAGGGATTGAAGCGATTGTGGTTATTACTCACAATCCAGCAAAATCCGACCGAGATGGCAGCAATGCAACAGAAGAGTTAGTTGATATCGCAAAGAATATAGATGATGAAGTAGATGTATTGTTTGTCGGCCACAATCACCAGTATACAAATACAGTTGTTGATGGCAAACTTCTAGTTCAGTCTTATTCTTACGGAACAGCTTTCTCTGATGTAGATCTTATGATAGATCCTGCTACTAAAGATATCGTTTCAGCAACTGCAGAAATCGTTGATGTAAAGCGTGACGGAATTACTCCAGATGCTGAAATTAAAGAAATTCTGGACACTTATATTGCAGATGTAGCCCCAATTTTGAATGAAAAAATCGGTACTGCAACTGAATTCATCAGCAGGGAAGCAAACGTTGATGGAGAATCTGCAATGGGCAACATGGTTGCCGATGCAATGCGCTGGAAGACAGGCACTGATTTTGCCTTCATGAACTCTGGCGGAGTCCGCGCAGATATTGATGCAGGGGAGATTACTTGGAAGGAAGCTTTCACAGTTCAGCCTTTCGGGAATGACCTTGTAACAATGGATGTAACGGGTGCTCAAATCAAGACATTGCTTGAACAGCAGTGGGGAAGTAAAGTACGCATCATGCCTGTTTCTGGCTTAAAAGTTACTTACGATGATTCAAGAGCCGCTGGAGACCGCATCGTATCTATTACAAAACAAGATGGAACTCCAGTAGCAGCAGATCAAACGTACTCTATTACTGTTAATAATTACATGGCTGATGGTGGAGATGGCTATGCAATTCTTGCAACTATTAAGGACCGTACTATCGATGTAGTTGATCTAGAAGGCTTTGTAGGTTATATCAAGGCTAACGGCACAGTAAACCCTAAGATTGAAGGCCGTGTAACAAAAATCAACAAATAGTCTGTTGGAGAAGAAGAGTGCAATCTGCACTCTTCTTTTTTAGTTCGTTTAATTATCTATTAAAATACAATATTAAGAATAATATAAAAATATAATAGAATTTTCCTAGTTTAAATTGACTCCAATGGAAATATCTCGTAGAATTAAACTGTATTTTCTAAATATTTAAAGAAATGGGGGGGTCTTTTTTCACATTTACTTTGTTTTTCTAATATATTTCTAGGGAGGAAAAAGGATTGAAATTGAGAAAGCCACTTACGTATCTATTGGCTGGTTCGTTGTTGTTCTCTAATGTGAACTTCGCATTAGCAGAAACTCTAAATAACTCAAAACCATCAAAGCCTGTAATTACAAAACAATGGGATGGCAGAAAAGCATTTGATAAGTCAAAGCAAAAAACAACTGCCAACTTCAAAGTCTCTGACAAGGTTCGCGTGATTGTAGAAGTTGAGGGAGAAACCCCGATCGAATACGCAACTAAAAATAA belongs to Mesobacillus subterraneus and includes:
- a CDS encoding cell wall-binding repeat-containing protein, whose product is MITDGENFPDALSGAPLAYALDAPILLSKRGSLPRAIMQVISELTPKKAVILGGTGAVPASVVDQLKTLGIQEFERLGGQNRFETAMLIANKLRSLNGVPDKAVIAYGKDFPDALAVASIAAEKGYPILLSERNSLPLDTQKALAGVAETIVVGGEGVISKQVFESLPGATRFGGADRFATANKITEMLGDHKAFYLANGRGFADALAGSVAAAKDGAEMLLVEQKKMQDGTRNILNANVSSDTVILGGEGVVGSDISNELSQ
- a CDS encoding bifunctional 2',3'-cyclic-nucleotide 2'-phosphodiesterase/3'-nucleotidase is translated as MKKEFKKKLNGLAVSALTVGLLVSPVAGTPVFAEGTPTNVMSSEALVKMKIMGTTDVHGSIMNHDYFTDTEVTKGLVKVSSLVKAERKENANNLLLDNGDMLQGNPFTDYVAKVEPLTFVDRLAGLDRFETAIDISKEGWESAETVVLVRSDEFADALAAAPLAYKYNAPILLTKPNTLHEDTKAEIKRLGAKRVVIVGGTGAVSSQIQSTLSSKMKLWVKRLGGENRFETAALVAEELGNSTKAVLVNGRDYPDAISAAPYAAKNGLPILLTDAKKIPAETQEALKNVTDTVLIGGTGVISTDIEKSVKGATRFGGATRFETSLKVATELDSVKTRVFVSTGRGFADALAGSVLAAREDAPVVLVERNSMLKEVAALVDGKSVTVLGGEGVVSDTLVKNEEHPIYQAMNELDYDAATLGNHEFNYGLDFLEGSMRTAEFPFVSANVYNDDHDNDPSNDKTFVKPYQIIDKEVVDESGKKHTIKVGVIGFVAPQIMQWDKANLEGKVVTEDIVASAKKWVPKMKKDGAEIVVTLSHSGFDVDKDNKENSVFALSEVPGIDAIVFGHTHKAFPSDKSYNGIAGVDNVNGTINGVAAVQSIVDASHLGVIDLELEKVDGKWSVKGSKSEVLAAKDAEVDKNIVDVMKPSHDATVDYINQPIGTTTAPIYSYFARVQDDPSVQIVSNAQKEYIENVLKGTEYEDLPVLSSAAPFKAGRNGADEYTYFPAGEIAIKNVADLYKYPNTVTAIQLSGAQVKEYLEWTAVNFNQIDPAETTEQSLINSDFPVYNFDTLDGVTYEIDVTQPAKYDKDGKVVNEGASRIKNLSYEGKPVADDQQFVIATNNYRASFTKLANPDGKRVIYSSPDENRQVVMNYIIKNKTINPSADQNWSLAPINTNVNVTFESSPAAKAFAESSDNIKYVGNGANGFAKYQLDMMGKPFEVQLLGINDFHGQLDTFNSKLNAGGVEYLAAYLKKHEAENPENTLMLHAGDAVGASSPVSALLQDEPTIDILNKIGFDIGTVGNHEFDEGVDEMLRLINGGSHPKTVEKYGEFEGADFSYVAANVVDENTNLPILDPYVVKEVNGVPIGFIGIAYSDTPSIVTPSGTAGVKFTDETEAINKYAKELKDKGIEAIVVITHNPAKSDRDGSNATEELVDIAKNIDDEVDVLFVGHNHQYTNTVVDGKLLVQSYSYGTAFSDVDLMIDPATKDIVSATAEIVDVKRDGITPDAEIKEILDTYIADVAPILNEKIGTATEFISREANVDGESAMGNMVADAMRWKTGTDFAFMNSGGVRADIDAGEITWKEAFTVQPFGNDLVTMDVTGAQIKTLLEQQWGSKVRIMPVSGLKVTYDDSRAAGDRIVSITKQDGTPVAADQTYSITVNNYMADGGDGYAILATIKDRTIDVVDLEGFVGYIKANGTVNPKIEGRVTKINK
- a CDS encoding C39 family peptidase, with protein sequence MYRKSYFVFLLVFIAIFSMPGVQSSAEGIAPFQVTEVTETTVSGTAVEKGRIQVIANGKTIGKGYVLNHSYSIKLSERLKASELRVKFFGKTKITEVIVDYNPVIKVNPVNDSLKILSGIAEKGVKLSAYTGATALELGKYNGTTGEFEFKPSNLLQAGSLVTVISERNGVKSSSEVLVKKALLPQTPILNPISNLNTVITGQADYGSTLYVQVNGQQMYSSSINETGTFKVLLNGSTPLKAGTKLTAYVVDGAGRKSGTAAVTVEDKITPPAPKLNGVTDKSFSIKGKSIPGTLIYVNRNSKYYKTVRANSYGDFSVPVPLHKSGTVFQVYTYDQNKNKSPESKVVVASAARASSKQLYAPIVRQMPELNRGCEVTSLSMMLGSAGISSNKMTLALQVKKDPTPYRKIGLNIYFGNPNYGFVGDMYSFSKPGFGVFNGPIEELANQYMPNRVVNLTGQSFDEVLNYVSAGHPVWVITTSWFKPVPDQYWQTWHTPQGQIRITMKEHSVLITGYDAKYVYFNDPLDGKKNKAVPLSQFIGGWKQYGSQAISYY
- a CDS encoding leucine-rich repeat domain-containing protein; amino-acid sequence: MSRILNLLFSLILIFSLAAPAVQAETFIADENFDKAIKEQLGLKQTSEISLQDMETIQSLLVPEKRISSLKGIERASNLKELDISGNQIKRLGDLEGNTSIETLIADGDGLSSVEDLKPLNNLQWLSLGGNQITDLSGLLQLNGLTSLSLFKNNIQDITALKGLTELEYLDLDENKVTDLAALAGYEKLTTLLVSGNRIKSISPLKEIASLAYLYANDNEISDLSPLAGLNVEDGEIDLARNNIKDLSPMAGIQVRGTLRLDISENEVSSLEPLQKLHSITSLKASGNSINSLEPLNGMTEFKLLDVSYNQLGSLTGLNFSGDKDYKLDFSHNSLKDIKVLESVTMGEIDLESNNIVDISPLRNLSAGTVKLKNNPLSPESIKLIHELRKKGVEIEFERTVTRLGGATRYDTAAEIARNS
- a CDS encoding cell wall-binding repeat-containing protein, with amino-acid sequence MGRWAKFVFLLSVVFFLGSMPVNAEETKRIVVKYKTEQAIKGLSLKKKAEDQSRKTKILTVSKTETQKVMNALKKDPYVVYAEEEKEYQYYSPPVNDAYFATYQLKDFNAIKAAEAWRSFIPKARPVVAVLDSGIDMSHPDLKNMIYKPYNILNGSSLPFDDVGHGTHVVGIIGAETNNKIGVASLSKGSYIMPIKIGTKNGISNIDLADGIYHAVKNGASIINISVGGEYSEYVEESCNYAYQKGVLVIAAAGNDGVPYESYPAAHNSVMAIAASDSRTNTLADFSNYGDWISVAAPGVNIYSTYLSGKYATMDGTSMVSPMAASLAALIKNHHPGLTNNQLRWIMEASSEEYEGSLYHSNGRMNAQNSLTLFKDYSRAYGATSVETSNTISMTGWETALPGVLMPEELELNPDLPAREGRFVIMASNQSFPDSLAAGALSYKLDAPLLLTYPNSLRQSTIDTLGELQADQVLIMGGPGAVSDSVKSNLEQLGFEVHRLMGDDRFETAAAINDYIAKRSGKVIVTNARDFPDALSVSAFAGSEQIPIVFVERNSIPEATKEFLNKYKFSKAIVIGGPGVVSDQVLKQLPNGERIGGADRFDTNRKVINYFKPTSDFNGVILATGRNFPDALSGAPVSAKLDYPLVLVDPAKGPAATFDFVKQKTAYSNMPDMITLGGPAVIPPAIVWRFDQILYNSWYNEEYGPYLQFSKHVDKPFSYNKK